The genomic window ATACCCTTATGATAGATTATTGTCGTTTGAGGAGCTTGTTTCCAGTGCGAATGAGCAAATCCAGGGGTATCAGGATATTGTCGTGGCCGAATCCTTTTCGGGCCCGATAGCTGTTTTCTTAATCGGGACGGGCAGACTAAAGACCAAAGGGCTTGTCCTCTGTGCAACATTTGCTGTTGCTCCACGGCAAGGAATGCTGAAGATGCTACGCTATATGCCTCTTGAAAGAATTTCCAATCTTCCATTTCAACGAATAATATTGCGGTTTGTTCTTGGTAACCGTAACGACGTAGATGCTCTTTTCCCTCTGTGGCAACGCATAAAGACAAAGGTGCCAGCAAAAGTTCTGGCTCATAGAATGAAAATGTTAGCCGACATCGATGTCCGCCGTTGGCTTCCAAACCTATCTACCCCATGCTGCTATTTACAGGCCACCAGAGATCGAGTCATTCCACCATCGTCTGTCCATGAGTTTACCCAAGTAATACCTGACCTCAGGATATACAAGGTAGAAGCACCGCATTTTATTTTTCAAGCTGAGCCAGAAGCTTCGGCTACTGTTATAAAGGAATTTATAAATATCATAACCATCTGATCCAGCCGGCCATGAACTGCCGGTACCCTTCACAAAGGTTATGAATAAACATTGTGCCGATACCGGTAGACATATATAACAGGACTGCTTTCTTCCTGAAGCCCGTGATTAAGCCCCTTCATAGCCCTTACCGACTTTTTGTTGGCAATGATGAGTCTGAGCGAACGCGATGACCTTCAAGCCCGGCGGATAACAGAACCGCCTAATTAAACTTGGTGAGTACATCCAAGGCCTATTTCGTATTATACGCAGCGAGACTTCTCCAAGACGGGCTTTTTGACCTCTTTTTGTTGATTCTCTACGGGTGTCGGGTGTACAATCGGAGAAAATGTATAATGAGTATAAAAGAAGTAGTTAGGCCTTGATGGAATGAATGAACTTACCGTTGCAGTGGTGGCATTATCCATCGGCTTTGTTCTTGGCCTATATTATAGCCGTTATCGAACGCACGCCTTTCAGAACCGAGGTGAGGTAAGGCTGTCCCGCGCGTTGAAAATGAGGTTTATTCCACCGGACTATCATCTCCTCAACCATATAACGCTTCGCCTGAGGGATGAAACCACTCAAATCGACCACGTGTTGGTTTCCCGGTTCGGGGTATTTGTTATTGAGACCAAAGACTACAAGGGCTGGATCTTCGCCGGCCCAAATGACCGCTATTGGACACAGGTGCTATATCGCGCTAAGTTCAGATTCCAGAACCCTATACGCCAGAATTACAAACATGTTCGTGCCATTCAGGAGCTTTTAGAGTTTTTACCTGCTGACGCCATTCGCCCAGTCGTTGTCTTTGCCGGGAATGCAAAGTTCAAAACGACCATCCCAGACGGGGTGTTCTCATTAGACGGGTTCCTTGACCATCTTGAGAGTCTTACAACGAAGGTAATGTCAATCGATCGTGTCCACTTCTGTGTGGGCCGCCTGGAGACGGCCCGTC from Syntrophorhabdaceae bacterium includes these protein-coding regions:
- a CDS encoding nuclease-related domain-containing protein encodes the protein MNELTVAVVALSIGFVLGLYYSRYRTHAFQNRGEVRLSRALKMRFIPPDYHLLNHITLRLRDETTQIDHVLVSRFGVFVIETKDYKGWIFAGPNDRYWTQVLYRAKFRFQNPIRQNYKHVRAIQELLEFLPADAIRPVVVFAGNAKFKTTIPDGVFSLDGFLDHLESLTTKVMSIDRVHFCVGRLETARLSITKETDIEHIQRLRHRYRNDE
- a CDS encoding alpha/beta hydrolase, giving the protein YPYDRLLSFEELVSSANEQIQGYQDIVVAESFSGPIAVFLIGTGRLKTKGLVLCATFAVAPRQGMLKMLRYMPLERISNLPFQRIILRFVLGNRNDVDALFPLWQRIKTKVPAKVLAHRMKMLADIDVRRWLPNLSTPCCYLQATRDRVIPPSSVHEFTQVIPDLRIYKVEAPHFIFQAEPEASATVIKEFINIITI